A genomic segment from Phragmites australis chromosome 6, lpPhrAust1.1, whole genome shotgun sequence encodes:
- the LOC133922299 gene encoding uncharacterized protein LOC133922299, translated as MALLGDALRQAFLMPRRAYAALRDDEGRALPVLRRPLAAAAASCVAVAVSAAACVSLGIVFPAEPAERPFCRERRMLEALPAAASSREEEPEAYRYRGGAFYMTTAEAADFYWMVVFVPSAVLFGASFTYLLAGISVAYAAPRRHPMICVVENNFCASRRGGVRCLAILNAAFAVIFGLMAIILGSTLLALGSTCSVPLFWCYEITAWGLVILYGGTAFFLRRKAAVVLDESDYATHNVGLEMLETKIEVTPEMERHINDGFKQWMGSSLLPSDDEEEASDDYIEHNVPCRTASAQHRQENDLET; from the exons atgGCGCTGCTGGGGGACGCCCTGCGGCAGGCCTTCCTCATGCCGCGCCGGGCCTACGCGGCGCTGCGGGACGACGAGGGGCGCGCGCTGCCCGTCCTCCGCCGGCCGctggccgccgcggccgcctcctgcgtcgccgtcgccgtctccGCCGCGGCGTGCGTCAGCCTCGGGATCGTGTTTCCCGCCGAGCCCGCCGAGCGGCCCTTCTGCAGGGAGCGCCGCATGCTGGAGGCGctgcccgccgccgccagcagcagggaggaggagcccgaggcGTACCGGTACCGCGGGGGCGCCTTCTATATGACCACCGCCGAGGCCGCCGACTTCTACTGGATGGTCGTGTTCGTGCCATCCGCCGTCCTCTTCGGCGCCTCGTTTACCTACCTTCTTGCCG GAATATCTGTTGCATATGCTGCTCCAAGAAGGCATCCCATGATCTGCGTTGTTGAGAATAACTTCTGTGCTTCTAGAAGAG GTGGTGTTCGTTGCCTGGCTATACTTAATGCAGCTTTTGCGGTCATATTTGGTCTCATGGCAATTATTCTTGGATCGACGCTGCTGGCCCTTGGAAGTACTTGTTCAGTCCCTCTTTTCTGGTGCTATGAAATTACAGCTTGGGGTTTAGTAATCTTATATGGTGGCACAGCCTTCTTCTTGAGAAGGAAAGCTGCAGTTGTCCTTGATGAAAGCGATTATGCTACCCACAACGTGGGTCTAGAGATGCTTGAGACCAAAATAGAAGTGACTCCAGAGATGGAGAGGCACATAAACGATGGTTTCAAGCAGTGGATGGGTTCATCTCTTCTACCTTCAGATGACGAGGAGGAAGCTTCGGATGACTATATAGAGCACAATGTTCCTTGCCGGACTGCTTCAGCTCAGCACAGGCAGGAAAATGATTTAGAGACCTGA
- the LOC133922300 gene encoding transcription factor MYB3R-4-like isoform X2 — protein sequence MGRSGDGVPRGWRSGRSTSCSRKIDWIAEEHDELQRAYKHFKAEEQKRTAERLPHKTGNSFKRRHTWSQEENDILIQMVNLYCPKNWSTVARAVPGRSRYQCRDRWTFYLNPAVNNQAWSEQEEIKLIHAHQIHGNKWSEMAKLFPGRTGKAIKNYWVGPMKKKLKSYLTRGLLEQFPYMPNDPLIGKNRGSSTGNMQVSPDLPVIPKLEQELTEACRNASTLKEKGSVNGSQKVDGQIAKSNFPVVTRENLVLSPSSVDQKVSFSAANFPRSLQKEESTNFLEVSLKSVNTGFFPAGATSGKYSRSSGHVILRKLDDHST from the exons ATGGGGCGGAGTGGAGACGGCGTCCCGAGGGGGTGG aggtctGGGAGATCCACGAGTTGCTCGCGCAAAATTGATTGGATTGCAGAAGAG CATGATGAACTCCAAAGAGCTTATAAACATTTCAAGGCTGAAGAACAAAAAAGGACAG CTGAGCGCCTGCCCCACAAGACAGGTAACTCATTCAAAAGGAGACACACATGGTCGCAAGAGGAAA ATGATATTCTGATTCAAATGGTAAACCTATATTGCCCAAAAAACTGGTCAACTGTTGCACGTGCTGTGCCTGGTCGTAGTCGATACCAGTGCCGAGACAG ATGGACATTTTATCTTAACCCTGCTGTGAACAACCAGGCATGGTCGGAACAAGAGGAGATAAAATTGATCCATGCCCATCAAATTCATGGAAACAAATGGTCTGAAATGGCTAAACTTTTCCCTGGGAG GACAGGGAAAGCAATTAAGAATTACTGGGTTGGTCCtatgaagaaaaagttgaagtcaTATTTAACTAGAGGATTGCTGGAGCAATTTCCATATATGCCCAATGATCCATTGATTGGAAAGAATAGGGGCTCCAGTACCGGTAATATGCAAGTTTCACCAGATTTGCCGGTAATACCCAAATTGGAACAAGAACTGACAGAAGCTTGTAGAAATGCAAGTACACTGAAAGAAAAAGGTTCTGTCAATGGCTCTCAAAAGGTGGATGGGCAAATAGCTAAATCTAATTTTCCTGTAGTAACCAGGGAAAATTTGGTTTTATCGCCAAGTTCAGTGGATCAGAAGGTCTCTTTTTCTGCAGCAAATTTTCCAAGATCCTTGCAAAAAGAGGAATCAACGAATTTTCTGGAAGTTTCACTGAAGAGTGTAAACACAGGCTTCTTCCCAGCTG GAGCTACATCTGGGAAATATAGCAGATCTTCTGGACATGTCATATTGCGAAAGCTTGATGATCATTCCACCTGA
- the LOC133922300 gene encoding transcription factor MYB3R-4-like isoform X1: MGRSGDGVPRGWSGRSTSCSRKIDWIAEEHDELQRAYKHFKAEEQKRTAERLPHKTGNSFKRRHTWSQEENDILIQMVNLYCPKNWSTVARAVPGRSRYQCRDRWTFYLNPAVNNQAWSEQEEIKLIHAHQIHGNKWSEMAKLFPGRTGKAIKNYWVGPMKKKLKSYLTRGLLEQFPYMPNDPLIGKNRGSSTGNMQVSPDLPVIPKLEQELTEACRNASTLKEKGSVNGSQKVDGQIAKSNFPVVTRENLVLSPSSVDQKVSFSAANFPRSLQKEESTNFLEVSLKSVNTGFFPAGNLPSSNDHSDEICTSADRESQELHLGNIADLLDMSYCESLMIIPPDSPNDGNSMHGM, from the exons ATGGGGCGGAGTGGAGACGGCGTCCCGAGGGGGTG gtctGGGAGATCCACGAGTTGCTCGCGCAAAATTGATTGGATTGCAGAAGAG CATGATGAACTCCAAAGAGCTTATAAACATTTCAAGGCTGAAGAACAAAAAAGGACAG CTGAGCGCCTGCCCCACAAGACAGGTAACTCATTCAAAAGGAGACACACATGGTCGCAAGAGGAAA ATGATATTCTGATTCAAATGGTAAACCTATATTGCCCAAAAAACTGGTCAACTGTTGCACGTGCTGTGCCTGGTCGTAGTCGATACCAGTGCCGAGACAG ATGGACATTTTATCTTAACCCTGCTGTGAACAACCAGGCATGGTCGGAACAAGAGGAGATAAAATTGATCCATGCCCATCAAATTCATGGAAACAAATGGTCTGAAATGGCTAAACTTTTCCCTGGGAG GACAGGGAAAGCAATTAAGAATTACTGGGTTGGTCCtatgaagaaaaagttgaagtcaTATTTAACTAGAGGATTGCTGGAGCAATTTCCATATATGCCCAATGATCCATTGATTGGAAAGAATAGGGGCTCCAGTACCGGTAATATGCAAGTTTCACCAGATTTGCCGGTAATACCCAAATTGGAACAAGAACTGACAGAAGCTTGTAGAAATGCAAGTACACTGAAAGAAAAAGGTTCTGTCAATGGCTCTCAAAAGGTGGATGGGCAAATAGCTAAATCTAATTTTCCTGTAGTAACCAGGGAAAATTTGGTTTTATCGCCAAGTTCAGTGGATCAGAAGGTCTCTTTTTCTGCAGCAAATTTTCCAAGATCCTTGCAAAAAGAGGAATCAACGAATTTTCTGGAAGTTTCACTGAAGAGTGTAAACACAGGCTTCTTCCCAGCTGGTAATCTCCCATCTAGCAACGACCATTCTGATGAGATTTGTACTAGTGCTGATCGAGAGTCACAGGAGCTACATCTGGGAAATATAGCAGATCTTCTGGACATGTCATATTGCGAAAGCTTGATGATCATTCCACCTGATTCTCCAAATGATGGAAATTCCATGCATGGAATGTGA